Proteins encoded together in one Prevotella scopos JCM 17725 window:
- a CDS encoding SprT-like domain-containing protein, whose amino-acid sequence MNAELTIDYLRQAFEHYNDLIFEGKLPVPKLKWSRAKTRLGQMACKRKTSWGRIKYYDFTISISNYYKLTKEEIDDVLIHEMIHYSIAYTGLKDTSAHGIVFRGMMDKINRTFNRHITISVRTRNLQARSVQQPKDYLILALKMKDGKYFLSSVNPSAAGKLAISLARAREIAHYAWYQSQDEYFRSMPRVRSLRGRQVSAEVYETMIEKMKLLK is encoded by the coding sequence ATTACAATGACCTCATCTTTGAAGGCAAACTACCCGTACCAAAGCTAAAATGGTCACGTGCTAAAACTCGTTTGGGACAGATGGCATGCAAAAGAAAAACGAGTTGGGGACGTATAAAGTACTATGACTTCACCATTTCTATTTCCAACTATTATAAACTCACGAAAGAAGAGATAGACGATGTGCTCATCCACGAGATGATACACTACTCTATTGCCTATACAGGATTGAAAGACACATCAGCACATGGCATTGTCTTTCGTGGTATGATGGACAAAATAAACCGTACTTTCAATAGACACATCACTATCTCTGTGCGCACACGCAACCTACAAGCACGCAGCGTACAACAACCCAAAGACTATCTCATATTGGCATTAAAGATGAAAGATGGCAAGTATTTTCTCTCTTCCGTCAATCCCTCTGCTGCTGGGAAATTGGCAATTTCCCTTGCTCGCGCTCGTGAAATAGCACATTACGCGTGGTATCAGTCACAAGATGAATACTTCCGCAGTATGCCACGTGTGCGCTCTTTGCGTGGTAGACAAGTGTCTGCAGAGGTCTACGAAACGATGATTGAGAAGATGAAACTACTAAAATAA
- a CDS encoding glycoside hydrolase family 2 TIM barrel-domain containing protein — translation MEKLFLTALLMGMSMSGIHAQKAVIEPTFTEWHDLQVNAVNRFATHTDFFAFAPFENLRGTKFDMKKSANYLSLDGDWKFNWVENADQRPTDFFRTDFDDSQWKTFPVPGIWEVNGYGDPVYVNIGFAWRGNFKNNPPEVPIKENHVGSYRRTIRIPDNWDGKQIIAHFGSVTSCVYLWVNGKFVGYSEDSKIGPEFDVTKYLKKGDNQIAFQVFRWSDGSYCEDQDFWRLSGVARESYLYARDAKQHLKDIRVTPDLVNDYKDGTLSVNLQLAGNTKAFLILEDADNNLTAKDVVTPDKAGQAKAFMELRNPKKWTAETPYLYNLYVNVEDAKTGKAIETIPLKVGFRKVEIKNSQVLVNGQPVLFKGANRHEMDPDGGYVVTRERMIQDIKLMKRLNVNAVRTCHYPDDPIWYDLCDEYGLYVVAEANQESHGFGYNKDAVSGSPLFAKQIMERNQHNVGTKFNHPSIIFWSLGNETCYSKNFDDAYDWIKSQDQSRPVQYERAELNGYATDIFCPMYYSPKACEDYSKNAQYTRPLIQCEYNHTMGNSGGNLKEYWDLVRKYPKFQGGFDWDFVDQGLHRNPKFDASRRLEDYERAADAVDVKTEYTYGGDYNKTDPSDNNFNCNGMIGPDRQLNPHAYEVAYEYQNIWARPVDLKQGKIAVHNEYFFRDLSNYRMEWSLVNEGKVVEKGAIEELNVAPQQTVEYTLPIVGKDFDGEVLLNIDFKLKTAEPLMTSGQTVAEMQMEVQPWQPMPKMEPVVKNKVKVTDNVKEGVVRFAGNNFDLVFDRKTGFLSSYQVDGRNFLGEGGSLKPNFWRAMTDNDMGTNFQNRLSVWKNPTMTLKSLEVDKKMNRLTAEYDLPQVGGQLCLVYHVAADGALHVSMDMEMKEGSKAPQLPRFGMLMQLPYNMDKSVFYGRGPIENYADRKLSQRIGRYEQTADKQFFPYIRPQETGTKSDVRWWQQTDNSGHGFRVLFDEAAFSASALHYNISDLDEGSEKHQRHSYQVPMSKYTNLTLDAAMMGVGGIDSWGSEPLKKYQLPAENRAMHFWIVPVF, via the coding sequence ATGGAAAAGCTTTTTCTAACGGCTTTGCTGATGGGCATGTCTATGTCTGGTATTCATGCACAGAAAGCCGTTATTGAGCCTACTTTTACCGAATGGCATGACCTACAGGTGAATGCTGTCAATCGTTTTGCAACGCATACAGACTTCTTTGCGTTTGCACCATTTGAAAATCTGCGTGGAACAAAGTTTGATATGAAGAAGTCGGCTAATTACCTTTCACTTGATGGGGATTGGAAGTTCAATTGGGTTGAGAATGCTGATCAGCGTCCAACAGATTTCTTCCGTACCGATTTCGATGATTCTCAGTGGAAGACCTTTCCTGTTCCCGGTATCTGGGAGGTGAATGGCTATGGCGACCCTGTCTATGTGAACATTGGTTTTGCATGGCGTGGCAACTTCAAGAACAATCCTCCAGAGGTTCCAATTAAGGAGAACCATGTTGGTTCATATCGTCGTACTATTCGCATACCAGACAATTGGGATGGTAAACAAATAATCGCTCATTTTGGCTCTGTGACATCTTGTGTATATCTGTGGGTGAATGGTAAGTTCGTTGGCTACAGTGAAGACTCTAAGATTGGACCAGAATTTGACGTAACGAAGTATCTCAAGAAGGGCGATAACCAAATTGCTTTCCAAGTATTCCGTTGGTCAGATGGCAGTTATTGTGAGGATCAGGACTTCTGGCGTCTCAGTGGTGTTGCTCGTGAAAGTTATCTCTATGCCCGTGATGCAAAGCAGCATTTGAAAGATATTCGTGTAACTCCTGACCTCGTAAATGATTACAAGGACGGTACGCTCAGCGTCAATCTCCAGTTAGCGGGTAATACAAAGGCTTTCTTAATCTTGGAGGATGCGGATAATAATCTTACTGCCAAGGATGTTGTTACACCTGATAAGGCAGGGCAGGCTAAGGCTTTCATGGAATTAAGAAACCCAAAGAAGTGGACAGCAGAGACTCCTTATCTTTATAATCTCTATGTGAATGTTGAAGATGCCAAGACGGGTAAGGCTATTGAAACAATCCCTCTCAAAGTTGGTTTCCGCAAGGTTGAAATCAAAAACTCGCAGGTCTTGGTTAATGGTCAGCCCGTTCTCTTTAAGGGAGCTAACCGTCATGAGATGGATCCAGATGGTGGTTACGTTGTGACACGTGAGCGTATGATTCAAGATATCAAACTGATGAAGCGTTTGAATGTCAATGCAGTGCGTACTTGTCACTATCCTGACGACCCTATTTGGTATGACCTATGCGACGAGTATGGACTCTACGTCGTTGCTGAGGCTAACCAAGAAAGCCACGGCTTTGGCTATAATAAGGATGCAGTATCTGGTAGTCCGCTTTTTGCTAAGCAGATTATGGAGCGTAATCAGCATAATGTCGGAACGAAGTTCAATCATCCAAGTATTATTTTCTGGAGTCTTGGCAATGAAACTTGTTACAGTAAAAACTTCGATGATGCATACGATTGGATTAAGTCGCAGGACCAGAGCCGCCCTGTGCAGTATGAGCGTGCTGAGCTGAATGGCTATGCTACGGATATTTTCTGCCCAATGTACTATTCTCCAAAGGCTTGTGAAGATTACTCAAAGAACGCTCAATACACTCGTCCACTTATCCAATGCGAGTATAACCATACGATGGGTAACTCTGGTGGTAACTTGAAGGAGTACTGGGATCTTGTTCGTAAGTATCCTAAATTCCAAGGTGGATTTGATTGGGACTTTGTAGATCAAGGCTTACACCGCAATCCTAAGTTTGATGCTTCTCGTAGGTTGGAAGATTATGAGCGTGCGGCTGATGCGGTTGATGTGAAGACGGAATACACATACGGTGGTGACTATAATAAGACTGACCCATCAGACAACAACTTCAACTGCAATGGTATGATTGGTCCTGACCGTCAGTTGAATCCACATGCTTATGAGGTTGCCTATGAATATCAGAATATCTGGGCTCGACCAGTTGACCTCAAGCAGGGCAAGATTGCTGTTCACAATGAATACTTCTTCCGTGATCTAAGCAACTATCGTATGGAATGGAGCCTTGTTAACGAGGGTAAGGTTGTTGAAAAGGGCGCGATTGAAGAACTGAATGTTGCACCACAGCAGACGGTTGAATACACTTTACCAATAGTTGGTAAGGATTTTGACGGTGAAGTTCTCTTGAATATCGACTTTAAGTTGAAGACTGCTGAACCACTGATGACATCTGGTCAGACTGTAGCAGAAATGCAGATGGAGGTACAGCCTTGGCAGCCAATGCCAAAGATGGAGCCTGTTGTAAAGAATAAGGTGAAGGTAACTGACAATGTGAAAGAAGGTGTTGTGCGCTTTGCAGGCAACAACTTCGACCTCGTATTCGATCGCAAGACAGGTTTCCTCAGCAGTTATCAGGTTGATGGTCGTAACTTCTTGGGTGAAGGTGGTAGCTTGAAGCCTAACTTCTGGCGTGCTATGACAGACAATGATATGGGTACTAACTTCCAGAATCGCCTGTCAGTATGGAAGAATCCTACAATGACATTGAAGTCATTAGAAGTTGATAAAAAGATGAATCGCCTCACAGCAGAATACGATTTACCACAGGTAGGTGGGCAGTTGTGCCTTGTTTACCATGTTGCAGCTGATGGTGCGCTTCATGTTAGTATGGATATGGAAATGAAGGAAGGTAGCAAGGCTCCTCAGCTTCCACGTTTCGGAATGTTGATGCAGTTGCCTTATAATATGGATAAGTCGGTGTTCTACGGTCGTGGACCTATCGAGAACTATGCCGACCGTAAGCTTTCACAGCGCATTGGACGTTATGAGCAGACTGCCGACAAGCAGTTCTTCCCTTACATCCGTCCACAGGAGACAGGCACGAAGAGCGACGTTCGCTGGTGGCAGCAGACTGACAACAGCGGTCATGGATTCCGAGTATTGTTTGATGAGGCAGCTTTCTCAGCCAGTGCATTGCATTATAACATCTCTGACCTCGATGAGGGAAGTGAGAAGCATCAGCGTCACAGTTATCAGGTACCAATGTCTAAGTACACTAACCTCACGTTGGATGCCGCAATGATGGGTGTAGGTGGTATTGATAGTTGGGGTTCAGAACCTCTGAAGAAGTATCAGTTGCCAGCTGAAAACCGAGCTATGCACTTCTGGATTGTACCAGTATTCTAA
- a CDS encoding SusC/RagA family TonB-linked outer membrane protein: protein MARQHFLTHSLVCCLLLIGSTNIANAQRRYKAITKKQKQPLFLMSDTLPIVGSMAKVGEKQMNKGLVNSAINALSGQAVGVNVVTNGQDRMAMLTSVRVRGTTSLTGGNDPLVLIDGVSSDLSTLSTIYPADIESFTILKNASETSKYGSRGASGVIEVKTKRGNGSKFQIYYDGTAGFDVVYKRLRMLNATEYVSAAKALGLDYVDKGYDTNFQKEIARTGFVNSHHVAFSGGSEKSNYRASLGYVRGQTVIKNKDYNNFVAKLDISQLAFDERLKIDFGAFGSSQQDEKIFDIQALSYSIAAMNPTLPFHKIGNGWQRNGNASQIGPTEPLLFERNDEKNLTFNSHLQLSLQLTHNLQLAALGSYSYTSTENGRFAPTWVWAQGLAYRGERKTEDMLGNISLDWKYRWGINNLSATILAEYQKKKMAAFWTQVKGLTNNYFGYDNLGAASDRPYGGTGSSYADPSLASFMGTLTYTLLDRYTLNLTTRADGSSMVGKDHTWGIFPSISATWDMKKESFLRNNKNISLLNFRTGYGRSGNLGGISSYLTLRQYIPVGLISYNGTPTVTMGTLRNSNPDLRWETRSTFNIGTDLGLFNNRLLLTAEYYYSKTTDMLYEYDVPVPTFAFDKLLANIGSMSNSGFELGIGIVPISKKDMELNVNVNMAWQKNKLLSLNGKLNGRNMTASDITPIGGMNGAGFHGGYNDIIYQIVGQPLGVFYLPHCKGIVDNGHGHNKYDIADLNNDNVIDLSDHGDRYIAGQATPKMTLGSNISFRYKAFDISLQMNGAFGHKIFNGTTLSFLNMSNFPDYNVLAEAPARNIVDQNVTDYWLEKGDYLNFDYLTIGWNTPVKNKYINSLRVSFSINNLATITSYSGLTPIINSYVVDNTLGIDDKRTYPPYRTYSIGVSIKF from the coding sequence ATGGCCAGACAACACTTCCTAACCCATTCACTTGTTTGCTGCCTTTTACTAATTGGCTCTACAAATATTGCAAATGCGCAAAGAAGATATAAAGCCATTACTAAAAAGCAAAAGCAGCCGTTATTCCTCATGAGTGATACCCTACCTATCGTCGGTTCAATGGCAAAGGTAGGTGAGAAACAGATGAATAAAGGTTTGGTAAATTCAGCCATTAATGCCCTTTCCGGGCAAGCCGTTGGTGTAAATGTCGTTACGAATGGGCAGGATCGTATGGCAATGTTGACCAGTGTGCGCGTTCGTGGTACCACATCGCTTACTGGTGGTAATGACCCTCTAGTCCTTATAGATGGTGTTTCTTCTGATTTATCTACCCTATCCACCATTTATCCTGCTGATATCGAAAGCTTTACTATCCTCAAGAATGCTTCAGAAACGTCTAAGTATGGTTCACGAGGAGCATCGGGTGTTATCGAAGTAAAGACAAAGCGTGGCAATGGTAGTAAGTTCCAGATCTACTATGACGGAACTGCTGGCTTCGACGTTGTATACAAACGACTTCGAATGCTCAATGCTACGGAGTATGTTAGTGCTGCAAAAGCATTGGGATTAGACTATGTTGATAAGGGCTATGATACTAACTTTCAAAAAGAAATAGCACGAACAGGCTTCGTAAACTCACACCACGTAGCTTTTAGTGGAGGCAGTGAGAAGTCTAACTATCGTGCCTCACTGGGCTATGTGCGCGGTCAAACGGTTATTAAAAACAAGGATTACAATAACTTCGTGGCTAAGTTAGACATCTCACAGCTTGCCTTTGACGAGAGACTAAAAATAGACTTTGGTGCCTTCGGTTCATCTCAACAAGATGAAAAGATATTTGATATTCAAGCACTTTCCTACTCTATTGCTGCAATGAATCCAACACTCCCATTCCACAAAATAGGAAACGGCTGGCAGAGGAATGGCAATGCATCACAGATAGGACCGACAGAACCATTGCTATTTGAGCGTAACGATGAGAAGAATCTTACGTTCAATTCACATCTGCAGTTGTCCTTACAGCTAACACATAACCTTCAGTTAGCAGCCTTAGGTTCCTATTCTTACACCTCAACGGAGAACGGACGATTTGCTCCGACATGGGTATGGGCGCAAGGATTAGCATATAGAGGAGAACGAAAGACCGAAGATATGTTAGGTAACATCTCTCTTGATTGGAAATATCGTTGGGGGATTAACAATTTATCTGCCACCATTCTTGCTGAATATCAGAAGAAAAAGATGGCAGCTTTTTGGACACAAGTAAAGGGATTAACCAATAATTACTTTGGTTATGACAATCTTGGGGCAGCTTCTGACCGTCCTTATGGAGGAACTGGTAGTAGTTATGCTGACCCAAGTCTTGCCTCTTTTATGGGTACACTTACCTACACACTACTCGACCGATACACACTTAATCTGACAACACGTGCAGATGGTTCGTCAATGGTTGGCAAAGACCATACATGGGGAATCTTCCCTTCTATCTCAGCGACTTGGGATATGAAGAAAGAAAGTTTCCTACGCAACAATAAGAACATTAGTCTTCTGAACTTTCGAACCGGTTATGGTCGCTCTGGAAACCTTGGTGGAATCAGTTCTTATTTGACCTTAAGGCAATATATCCCAGTAGGTTTAATCTCGTATAATGGTACACCAACAGTCACAATGGGTACCTTACGCAACAGCAATCCTGACCTACGTTGGGAGACGCGCAGCACCTTTAATATTGGTACTGACCTTGGATTGTTCAACAATCGTCTGCTCCTTACAGCAGAGTATTACTATTCCAAGACTACCGATATGCTTTACGAATATGACGTACCTGTGCCAACTTTCGCCTTCGACAAGCTATTGGCAAATATCGGCTCTATGTCTAACAGTGGATTTGAGTTGGGTATCGGTATTGTTCCTATCTCAAAGAAAGATATGGAACTCAATGTCAATGTCAATATGGCATGGCAAAAGAACAAACTCCTTTCGCTCAATGGTAAGCTCAACGGAAGAAATATGACTGCATCAGACATAACACCAATTGGTGGTATGAATGGCGCAGGTTTCCATGGTGGATATAATGATATTATCTATCAGATTGTAGGTCAACCTTTAGGTGTTTTCTATCTTCCTCACTGCAAAGGAATCGTTGACAACGGGCATGGACACAACAAATACGACATTGCTGATTTGAATAATGACAATGTAATCGACCTCAGCGACCATGGCGATCGCTATATCGCAGGACAAGCAACACCTAAGATGACCTTGGGTTCTAACATAAGTTTCAGATACAAAGCATTCGACATTTCCTTACAGATGAATGGTGCTTTCGGACATAAGATATTTAACGGAACAACTCTTTCTTTCCTGAACATGTCAAACTTCCCTGACTATAATGTCCTTGCAGAAGCTCCTGCACGGAATATCGTTGACCAGAATGTGACGGATTATTGGTTAGAAAAAGGTGATTATCTAAACTTTGATTATCTTACGATAGGTTGGAATACGCCTGTTAAAAACAAATATATCAACTCACTACGTGTGTCTTTTAGCATCAATAACCTTGCAACAATAACAAGTTATAGTGGCTTAACACCGATTATCAATAGTTATGTAGTAGATAACACTTTAGGTATTGATGACAAACGTACCTATCCTCCTTATCGCACTTATTCTATCGGTGTGAGCATTAAGTTCTAA
- a CDS encoding RagB/SusD family nutrient uptake outer membrane protein — MKYLLRPLFFLTLLTLTGCLDENSKDSLDEQHTYTTDRDVYVNAVATLYNYIGSDKDSEGLQGTYRGVYDYNTFTTDEAIIPVRGGDWYDGGFWADLYTHNWAEDSKPLYDTWKYLYKVIVFSNDALTTIDKHKQLLTDEQYKAYRAEVRAIRALYYYYLMDMFGNIPLVTTADESTENVEQASRPEVYRFIVKELQEVTPLLPTGHSNLLGKNYGRVTRSVANFLLAKLMLNGEVYSDADWTDNQQPNGKQTYFTINGQQMNIWQACKYYCDELTADGFTLAADYLSNFSVNNENSPENIFTIPLDKHLYKSQFQYLFRSRHYSHGGAFGTGSENGACATISTVKTFGYGTSNVDKRYAYNLYSDTVRVDGNIIYLENGKPLVYMPLAVELNLTNSPYIKTAGARMAKYEVDRNAFNDGKSPDNDIVLFRYADVLLMKAEAAVRNGENGNTELNLVRSRSGMGNRTATLDNILAERLMELMWEGWRRNDLIRFNRFHQSYDLRTAPATEADRHTIVFPIPSRALDLNEKLKQNKGYQR; from the coding sequence ATGAAATACTTACTTCGCCCACTCTTTTTTCTAACTCTCCTCACATTGACAGGTTGTCTGGACGAGAATAGCAAAGACAGCCTCGATGAACAACATACCTACACGACAGATAGAGATGTATATGTCAACGCCGTCGCTACCTTGTATAACTACATAGGAAGTGATAAAGACAGTGAGGGATTACAAGGTACTTATCGTGGTGTATATGATTATAATACGTTCACAACCGATGAAGCAATCATACCTGTACGTGGTGGAGACTGGTATGATGGAGGCTTTTGGGCTGATTTATATACACATAACTGGGCAGAAGACAGTAAACCGCTCTACGATACATGGAAGTATCTCTATAAAGTAATTGTATTCAGTAATGATGCACTTACAACTATCGACAAACATAAACAACTGCTTACAGATGAGCAGTACAAGGCTTATAGGGCGGAAGTTAGGGCTATCCGTGCCTTATACTACTATTACCTTATGGATATGTTTGGAAATATACCATTAGTAACTACGGCTGACGAAAGTACTGAAAACGTAGAACAAGCAAGTCGCCCTGAGGTATATCGGTTTATTGTAAAAGAACTACAAGAAGTCACCCCACTGCTTCCTACAGGTCATAGTAACCTTCTTGGCAAGAACTATGGACGTGTAACACGTTCTGTAGCCAACTTCCTTCTTGCTAAGTTGATGCTGAATGGTGAGGTTTATTCTGATGCTGATTGGACAGATAATCAACAACCTAATGGTAAGCAAACCTACTTTACCATCAATGGTCAGCAGATGAATATATGGCAAGCCTGCAAATATTACTGCGATGAGTTGACTGCTGATGGCTTTACCTTAGCAGCCGATTATCTCAGCAACTTCTCTGTTAACAACGAGAATTCACCAGAGAATATCTTTACTATCCCACTCGACAAACACCTTTACAAGAGCCAATTCCAGTATCTCTTCCGCTCTCGTCACTACTCACATGGCGGTGCCTTCGGTACAGGCTCTGAGAATGGAGCCTGTGCAACTATTTCAACAGTGAAGACTTTCGGCTATGGTACCAGTAATGTTGACAAGCGATATGCTTATAACCTCTACTCTGACACTGTTCGAGTAGATGGAAATATCATATATTTAGAAAATGGCAAACCACTTGTTTATATGCCACTTGCTGTAGAGTTAAATCTCACTAACAGCCCATATATCAAGACGGCAGGAGCAAGAATGGCTAAATATGAGGTGGACCGCAACGCCTTTAACGATGGTAAAAGCCCAGACAACGACATTGTTCTCTTCCGTTATGCCGATGTATTGCTAATGAAGGCTGAAGCTGCAGTACGCAACGGAGAGAATGGTAATACTGAACTGAACCTCGTTCGCAGCCGTAGTGGCATGGGAAATAGAACTGCTACATTAGATAATATTCTTGCTGAACGCCTGATGGAACTAATGTGGGAGGGCTGGCGTCGTAATGACCTCATCCGCTTCAATCGTTTCCATCAGTCCTACGACCTTCGTACTGCACCCGCAACAGAAGCCGACCGTCATACTATCGTCTTCCCTATCCCATCACGTGCATTAGACCTCAACGAAAAACTGAAACAGAATAAAGGTTATCAACGCTAA
- a CDS encoding histidine-type phosphatase: MRKQITLLCMMAFLSSLHVTAQSFRKDIDAKPELSASNGVAYPTPSGKLTAPPIGYVPVYISHYGRHGSRYLLSGQDYIRPLQVLERADSAGILSEKGRETMGKIRRMYAESYKRWGELTPLGAEQHKQIARRMFKRFPSVFRDSVWVDAKSTVVIRCILSMENALQELLRQNPHLRIRHDASEHDMYYMNFSDKKLAQQKESEEVKETMKDWEKRNMNYQPLMSRLFKNADYVDKNVNAEQLITDLFSLAGFVQNSEIRHSLSLYDIFTPDERYRLWQRTNVWWYLHFAGAPQSGAKQPFSQRNLLRNIITEADSCLALPHPGATLRFGHETMVMPLACLLDLNGSYVQVFQVDSLEAKGWIGSRIFPMAANIQLVFYKIPKNPKADVLVKALLNEEEATLPLPSTAKPYYYKWSDFRRFFLNLINSYHD, from the coding sequence ATGAGAAAACAAATCACTCTGCTGTGTATGATGGCTTTCCTGTCTTCGTTACATGTGACAGCACAGTCATTCAGAAAAGATATTGATGCGAAGCCAGAACTATCAGCAAGTAATGGGGTAGCCTATCCTACGCCTTCAGGAAAACTTACGGCACCTCCTATTGGCTATGTCCCAGTCTATATCTCTCACTATGGAAGACATGGATCGCGTTATCTTTTATCAGGACAAGACTATATTCGACCGCTGCAGGTGCTTGAGCGAGCTGATTCGGCTGGTATCCTCAGTGAGAAAGGTAGGGAAACAATGGGTAAGATACGTCGTATGTATGCTGAGTCATACAAGCGTTGGGGCGAGTTGACACCATTGGGTGCTGAGCAACATAAGCAGATTGCACGACGAATGTTTAAACGTTTCCCATCTGTTTTTCGTGATTCTGTGTGGGTGGATGCCAAGTCAACGGTGGTTATCCGTTGTATTCTATCCATGGAGAATGCCCTACAGGAACTCTTACGACAGAATCCTCATTTGCGAATTCGCCACGATGCGAGTGAACATGATATGTATTACATGAACTTTTCAGACAAGAAACTTGCTCAACAAAAGGAGAGTGAGGAGGTTAAAGAAACTATGAAGGATTGGGAGAAACGCAATATGAATTATCAGCCATTGATGTCCCGCCTTTTCAAAAATGCTGATTATGTTGACAAGAATGTCAATGCAGAGCAGCTGATAACCGACCTCTTTAGCCTTGCTGGTTTCGTGCAGAACTCGGAGATACGTCATTCGTTATCACTATATGATATTTTTACGCCAGATGAACGTTATCGGCTTTGGCAGCGAACCAATGTTTGGTGGTATCTACACTTTGCAGGTGCACCTCAGAGTGGTGCTAAACAGCCTTTCTCTCAGCGTAATCTCTTGCGTAATATTATTACTGAAGCAGATTCTTGTCTTGCGCTTCCACATCCAGGAGCTACACTTCGCTTCGGACATGAAACAATGGTTATGCCGTTGGCTTGTCTGCTCGATTTAAATGGAAGTTACGTACAAGTGTTTCAGGTTGATAGTCTTGAAGCAAAGGGTTGGATAGGTTCACGTATCTTCCCAATGGCAGCTAATATTCAGCTTGTGTTCTATAAGATCCCAAAGAACCCAAAGGCAGACGTTCTTGTAAAGGCACTGCTCAATGAGGAAGAAGCTACGCTACCATTGCCTTCGACCGCTAAACCTTATTATTATAAGTGGAGTGATTTCAGACGTTTCTTTTTGAATCTGATTAATAGTTATCATGATTAG
- a CDS encoding C1 family peptidase has translation MRKKMFIACGLLSWVLTLQAQTKDGGIDAQMLQQIQKSGLTKSDRALSNAIATNSIDDLARNFRNSGPVDTYFSVETPKQNIQDQKSSGRCWLFTGLNVLRANFARRHKDTLRVEYSHVYLSFYDQLEKANLMLQGVIDNAGKSLDDPRVQFFFKNPISDGGTFCGVSDLVEKYGVVPMEAMQETYSAENTSRMARIVSSKLREYGLELRKMVADKKSKAAIKARKTEMLGNIYHILSLSLGEPVKTFTFAFKDKNGKQIGKAKTYTPQEFYKETVGGPLNGTFIMAMNDPRRPYYKTYEIEYDRHTYDGHNWKYVNLPMEDIAKMAIASLKDSTKMYTSYDVGKQLDRKRGYLDLDNYDYGTLFGTSFPMNKAERIATFDSGSTHAMTLTAVDLDENGQSKKWKVENSWSASYGQNGYLIMSNPWFNEYTFRLVVDNKYVPENIMKAAQQKPIMVVPEDPLFQEDM, from the coding sequence ATGAGAAAGAAAATGTTTATAGCCTGTGGCTTGCTAAGTTGGGTGCTTACACTTCAGGCACAGACGAAAGATGGTGGTATTGATGCACAGATGTTGCAGCAGATTCAGAAGTCTGGATTGACTAAGTCTGACCGTGCTTTATCGAATGCAATCGCCACAAATTCTATTGATGACCTTGCTCGTAACTTCCGTAATTCTGGTCCTGTAGACACCTACTTTAGCGTGGAGACACCGAAACAGAATATCCAAGATCAGAAAAGTTCGGGTCGTTGCTGGCTCTTTACAGGACTGAATGTTTTGCGTGCTAACTTTGCACGTCGCCATAAGGATACATTGAGAGTGGAATATTCTCACGTTTACCTCTCTTTCTATGACCAGTTAGAGAAGGCTAACTTGATGTTGCAGGGTGTGATAGACAATGCTGGTAAGTCATTAGACGACCCACGTGTGCAGTTCTTCTTTAAGAATCCTATCAGTGATGGCGGTACATTCTGCGGTGTATCTGACTTGGTTGAGAAGTATGGAGTAGTACCCATGGAAGCCATGCAAGAAACCTATTCAGCTGAAAATACCTCTCGTATGGCAAGGATTGTGTCATCAAAACTACGTGAGTATGGTTTGGAACTGCGTAAGATGGTAGCTGACAAGAAGTCAAAGGCAGCTATCAAGGCACGCAAGACAGAGATGTTGGGTAATATCTATCATATACTCTCACTTTCTTTGGGTGAGCCAGTGAAGACATTCACCTTTGCTTTCAAGGATAAAAACGGTAAACAGATTGGTAAGGCTAAGACCTATACACCACAGGAATTCTATAAGGAGACAGTGGGAGGTCCACTCAATGGAACCTTTATTATGGCAATGAACGACCCTCGTCGTCCTTACTATAAGACCTACGAGATAGAGTATGACCGTCATACCTACGATGGTCATAACTGGAAGTATGTGAACCTTCCAATGGAAGATATTGCGAAGATGGCTATAGCTTCACTGAAAGACTCAACAAAGATGTACACCAGTTATGATGTGGGTAAGCAGCTCGACCGCAAGCGTGGTTATCTTGACTTGGATAACTATGACTATGGAACACTTTTCGGAACAAGCTTCCCAATGAATAAGGCAGAGCGTATTGCAACCTTTGACAGTGGTTCAACCCATGCGATGACACTTACAGCAGTAGACTTAGATGAGAATGGTCAGTCAAAGAAGTGGAAGGTAGAGAACTCTTGGAGTGCCTCTTATGGTCAGAATGGTTACTTGATTATGAGTAATCCTTGGTTTAATGAATACACCTTCCGTCTGGTTGTTGATAATAAGTACGTACCAGAGAATATCATGAAGGCTGCTCAGCAGAAACCAATAATGGTTGTTCCTGAGGACCCATTGTTCCAAGAGGATATGTAA